A genome region from Actinopolymorpha sp. NPDC004070 includes the following:
- a CDS encoding ABC transporter permease — MLGDQLAFYVRAAGWMPATVRRYRREVLRLLAEVSFGTGALAVVGGTVGVIAFLAFFTGTEVGLQGYAALDQLGTSAYAGFVSAYFNTREIAPLIAGIALAATVGCGFTAQLGAMRVSEEVDALEVMAVPSLPFLVSTRIVAGLLAVVPLYVVGLFSSYAATRLVVTSAYGQSAGTYDHYFHLFLPPHDVLWSFGKVLVFAVVIISIHCYHGYHATGGPAGVGVAVGRAVRTSIVAINVVDLALSMAIWGASTTVRLAG; from the coding sequence ATGCTGGGCGACCAGCTCGCCTTCTACGTGCGGGCGGCCGGGTGGATGCCCGCGACCGTACGCCGCTACCGGCGCGAAGTGCTGCGGCTGCTGGCCGAGGTGAGCTTCGGCACCGGTGCGCTGGCCGTCGTCGGCGGCACGGTCGGGGTGATCGCGTTCCTGGCGTTCTTCACCGGCACCGAGGTCGGCCTGCAGGGGTACGCCGCACTCGACCAGCTGGGCACCTCCGCCTACGCGGGCTTCGTCTCGGCGTACTTCAACACCCGCGAGATCGCCCCGCTGATCGCCGGCATCGCCCTCGCGGCGACGGTCGGCTGCGGCTTCACCGCCCAGCTCGGCGCGATGCGGGTCAGCGAGGAGGTCGACGCGCTGGAGGTGATGGCCGTCCCGTCGCTGCCGTTCCTCGTCAGCACGCGGATCGTCGCCGGGCTGCTCGCGGTCGTCCCGTTGTACGTCGTCGGGTTGTTCTCGTCGTACGCGGCGACCCGGCTCGTCGTCACCTCGGCCTACGGCCAGAGCGCCGGGACCTACGACCACTACTTCCACCTGTTCCTGCCGCCGCACGACGTGCTCTGGTCGTTCGGCAAGGTGCTGGTGTTCGCGGTGGTGATCATCTCGATCCACTGCTACCACGGCTACCACGCCACCGGCGGCCCGGCAGGAGTCGGCGTGGCGGTCGGCCGGGCGGTCCGCACGTCCATCGTGGCAATCAACGTCGTCGACCTGGCGCTGTCGATGGCGATCTGGGGCGCGAGCACCACCGTGCGGCTGGCGGGCTAG
- a CDS encoding MCE family protein — MTGRTRLATMARRLRRSGRLGPRVLGIVFLALLVGFGGLTYAFFTQAFTDTAEVTLETDHVGLELDRQADVKVRGLIVGEVRHVASDGRQARVDLALTPDSLAAIPANVTARIVPKTLFGEKYVELVLPPTPSSRRLAAGDVIGPDRSSVAIELAAVLEDVYPLLRTLRPAQLNATLAALATALEGRGDRIGANLTRLNAYLGKLDPHLPQLTHDVSALADVADVYADATPDLVRLLRNATKTGNTVVVKQRVLEDFLTDLAGTSASTRRFLADNEAGLIRVGEVSRPTLDLLATYSPEYSCLLEGLANWVPRIDDAFGGGEHYPGSAPSLHITLEIVDQHRGYGPQDRPAYDDDRGPGCRSLPDPPYSQADPAPGSGVREGVGGPGSASGGSGSASGAAPVFDLSSGYAGTAQEQRVVDALVAPVLRTPPEDVPDVTTLLYGPLVRGTRVSIG; from the coding sequence ATGACCGGTCGAACGCGGTTGGCGACGATGGCCCGGCGGCTGCGGCGGTCCGGGCGGCTGGGCCCAAGGGTGCTGGGGATCGTCTTCCTCGCCCTCCTGGTGGGGTTCGGCGGCCTGACGTACGCCTTCTTCACCCAGGCGTTCACCGACACCGCCGAGGTGACCCTCGAGACCGACCACGTGGGACTGGAGCTGGACCGGCAGGCCGACGTGAAGGTCCGAGGCCTGATCGTGGGGGAGGTACGCCACGTCGCCTCCGACGGCCGACAGGCCCGGGTCGACCTCGCGCTGACGCCGGACAGCCTGGCCGCGATCCCCGCCAACGTGACCGCCCGGATCGTGCCGAAGACGTTGTTCGGGGAGAAGTACGTCGAACTCGTCCTGCCGCCCACGCCGTCCTCGCGCAGGCTCGCGGCCGGCGACGTGATCGGGCCGGACCGGTCGAGCGTGGCGATCGAGCTCGCCGCCGTGCTCGAGGACGTCTACCCGCTGCTGCGCACCCTCCGCCCGGCCCAGTTGAACGCGACGCTGGCGGCGCTCGCCACCGCGCTGGAGGGGCGCGGCGACCGGATCGGCGCCAACCTCACCCGGCTGAACGCCTACCTCGGCAAGCTCGACCCGCACCTGCCGCAGCTCACCCACGACGTGTCCGCCCTCGCCGACGTCGCCGACGTCTACGCCGACGCCACTCCCGACCTGGTGCGGCTGCTGCGCAACGCCACGAAGACCGGGAACACCGTGGTGGTCAAGCAGCGGGTGCTGGAGGACTTCCTCACCGACCTCGCCGGCACCAGCGCGTCCACCCGCAGGTTCCTGGCCGACAACGAGGCCGGCCTGATCCGGGTCGGCGAGGTGAGCCGGCCGACGCTGGACCTGCTGGCGACGTACTCCCCGGAGTACTCCTGTCTGCTGGAAGGCCTGGCGAACTGGGTGCCCCGCATCGACGACGCGTTCGGCGGCGGCGAGCACTACCCGGGCAGCGCGCCTTCGCTGCACATCACGCTGGAGATCGTCGACCAGCACCGCGGCTACGGGCCGCAGGACCGGCCGGCGTACGACGACGACCGCGGGCCGGGTTGCCGTTCGCTGCCGGATCCGCCGTACTCCCAGGCAGACCCCGCGCCGGGCAGCGGCGTACGGGAGGGAGTCGGCGGCCCCGGCTCCGCTTCCGGCGGCTCCGGCTCCGCGTCCGGTGCGGCGCCGGTGTTCGACCTGTCCAGCGGGTACGCCGGCACCGCGCAGGAGCAGCGGGTGGTCGACGCGCTGGTGGCGCCGGTGCTGCGGACCCCGCCCGAGGACGTACCCGACGTGACCACCCTGCTGTACGGTCCGCTGGTCCGGGGGACCCGGGTGAGCATCGGATGA
- the rplJ gene encoding 50S ribosomal protein L10, translating to MAKPDKATAVAELTDQFRDSAGAVLTEYRGLTVKQLQELRRSIGDNASYAVVKNTLTRIAAKEAGVEIADELLVGPSAIAFISGDPVEVAKGLRDFAKANPNLVIKGGVLEGRSLAVDEITRLADLESREVLLAKLAGAMLASLSGAASLFQAPLSQAARLAEALRQKVEEEGPAAGADATPEADAEAAPEASSDASDAGESSES from the coding sequence ATGGCGAAGCCGGACAAGGCAACCGCCGTCGCAGAGCTCACGGACCAGTTCCGCGACTCCGCCGGCGCGGTCCTGACCGAGTATCGCGGACTCACCGTGAAGCAGCTGCAGGAACTGCGGCGCTCCATCGGTGACAACGCCAGTTACGCCGTGGTGAAGAACACGCTGACCAGGATCGCGGCGAAGGAGGCGGGAGTCGAGATCGCCGACGAGCTTCTCGTCGGTCCCTCGGCCATCGCGTTCATCAGCGGCGACCCGGTCGAGGTCGCCAAGGGTCTGCGTGACTTCGCCAAGGCCAACCCCAATCTCGTCATCAAGGGCGGCGTGCTCGAGGGCCGGTCCCTCGCCGTCGACGAGATCACCAGGCTCGCTGACCTCGAGTCCCGCGAGGTCCTGCTCGCGAAGCTCGCGGGCGCGATGCTGGCGTCGCTTTCGGGCGCCGCCTCGCTGTTCCAGGCCCCGCTGTCGCAGGCCGCCCGGCTCGCCGAGGCGCTGCGTCAGAAGGTCGAGGAGGAGGGCCCGGCCGCAGGTGCCGACGCCACCCCCGAGGCCGACGCCGAGGCCGCACCGGAAGCCAGCTCCGACGCGTCGGACGCCGGCGAGTCCAGCGAGTCCTGA
- the rplL gene encoding 50S ribosomal protein L7/L12, with amino-acid sequence MAKLSNDELLDAFKEMTLLELSEFVKQFEDTFGVTAAAPVAVAAGPAAGGAAPEAEEEKDEFDVVLEAAGDKKIQVIKEVRTLTSLGLKEAKDLVEGAPKPVLEKVNKETAEKAKESLEAVGAKVTLK; translated from the coding sequence ATGGCTAAGCTCAGCAACGACGAGCTGCTCGACGCGTTCAAGGAGATGACGCTTCTCGAGCTCAGCGAGTTCGTGAAGCAGTTCGAGGACACCTTCGGCGTGACCGCGGCCGCTCCGGTCGCCGTCGCGGCGGGCCCCGCGGCCGGCGGCGCCGCGCCTGAGGCCGAGGAGGAGAAGGACGAGTTCGACGTCGTCCTCGAGGCCGCGGGCGACAAGAAGATCCAGGTCATCAAGGAGGTGCGCACGCTCACCAGCCTCGGCCTGAAGGAGGCCAAGGACCTGGTCGAGGGCGCGCCGAAGCCCGTCCTGGAGAAGGTCAACAAGGAGACCGCGGAGAAGGCCAAGGAGTCCCTCGAGGCTGTTGGCGCCAAGGTCACCCTGAAGTAA
- a CDS encoding ABC transporter ATP-binding protein, producing MGVEIRVDGLTKSFGGQPVWRDVSLTLPSGEISVLLGPSGTGKSVFLKCLVGLLKPDRGHILIEGHDIATCRERELYRVRRLFGVLFQDGALFGSMNLYDNVAFPLREHTRRSENEIRSVVMSKIEMVGLLGAERKLPGEISGGMRKRAGLARALVLDPEIILFDEPDSGLDPVRTAYLNQLIVDLNQQTGATFLIVTHDINTARTVPDNIGLLYHRHLAMFGPREMCLCSQEPVVRQFLNAQRVGPIGMSEEKDADELAAERAAGAELAALPPIPLQLGPSDGQPRPSQRPPGKWCADNDVTP from the coding sequence GTGGGCGTCGAGATCCGGGTGGACGGGCTCACCAAGTCCTTCGGTGGCCAGCCGGTCTGGCGCGACGTCAGCCTGACGCTTCCGTCCGGTGAGATCAGCGTCCTGCTCGGGCCTTCCGGCACGGGCAAGTCGGTCTTCCTCAAGTGCCTGGTCGGCCTGCTCAAACCGGACCGGGGCCACATCCTCATCGAGGGCCACGACATCGCGACCTGCCGGGAGCGGGAGCTGTACCGCGTCCGCCGGCTGTTCGGTGTCCTCTTCCAGGACGGCGCGTTGTTCGGCTCGATGAACCTCTACGACAACGTGGCGTTCCCGCTGCGCGAACACACCCGCAGGTCCGAGAACGAGATCCGCTCCGTCGTGATGTCGAAGATCGAGATGGTCGGGCTGCTCGGCGCCGAGCGCAAGCTGCCCGGTGAAATCTCCGGCGGGATGCGCAAGCGGGCCGGGCTGGCCAGGGCGCTCGTCCTGGACCCCGAGATCATCCTGTTCGACGAGCCCGACTCAGGTCTGGACCCGGTGCGGACGGCGTACCTCAACCAGCTGATCGTCGACCTCAACCAGCAGACCGGCGCGACGTTCCTCATCGTCACCCACGACATCAACACCGCGCGGACGGTGCCCGACAACATCGGGCTGCTCTACCACCGGCACCTCGCGATGTTCGGTCCGCGGGAGATGTGCCTGTGCTCGCAGGAACCGGTCGTACGGCAGTTCCTCAACGCCCAGCGGGTGGGCCCGATCGGCATGTCGGAGGAGAAGGACGCCGACGAGCTCGCGGCCGAGCGGGCGGCCGGCGCCGAGCTGGCAGCGCTGCCGCCGATCCCGCTCCAGCTCGGGCCGTCCGACGGGCAGCCGAGACCCAGTCAGCGGCCGCCCGGGAAGTGGTGTGCCGACAACGACGTGACCCCGTGA
- a CDS encoding ABC transporter permease produces the protein MSWQPTAPLQASGRLFAFGLGVVRGLPRRPFQWQEFVRQAWFLAGVTIVPTALVAIPFGAVIALQVGGLIRQFGAQSFAGAAMVLAVVREASPIATALLIAGAGGSAICADLGSRTIREEIDAMRVLGIDPLHRLVVPRVLAAMFVAVFLNGLVSVVGVIGGYVFNVVLQGGTPGAYLASFTALAQLPDLWAGEVKALVFGLVAAVVASYKGLNAGGGPKGVGDAVNQTVVITFMLLFFANFVMQAIYFQVVPPKGA, from the coding sequence GTGAGCTGGCAGCCGACGGCACCGCTGCAGGCGAGCGGCCGGCTGTTCGCGTTCGGGCTCGGCGTCGTCCGCGGGCTGCCGCGGCGGCCGTTCCAGTGGCAGGAGTTCGTCCGCCAGGCGTGGTTCCTGGCCGGCGTCACGATCGTGCCGACGGCACTGGTGGCGATTCCGTTCGGCGCCGTCATCGCCTTGCAGGTGGGTGGGCTGATCCGACAGTTCGGCGCCCAGTCGTTCGCCGGCGCGGCGATGGTGCTCGCCGTGGTGCGGGAGGCGTCGCCGATCGCGACCGCGCTGCTGATCGCCGGCGCGGGCGGGTCGGCGATCTGCGCCGACCTCGGTTCGCGCACGATCAGGGAGGAGATCGACGCGATGCGGGTGCTCGGCATCGACCCGCTGCACCGGCTGGTCGTGCCCCGGGTGCTCGCCGCGATGTTCGTCGCCGTCTTCCTCAACGGCCTGGTGAGCGTCGTCGGCGTGATCGGCGGCTATGTCTTCAACGTCGTCCTGCAGGGCGGCACCCCCGGCGCCTACCTCGCGTCGTTCACCGCACTGGCGCAGCTGCCGGACCTGTGGGCCGGTGAGGTCAAGGCGCTGGTGTTCGGGCTGGTCGCCGCCGTGGTCGCGTCGTACAAGGGCCTGAACGCCGGCGGCGGGCCGAAGGGCGTCGGCGACGCGGTCAACCAGACCGTGGTGATCACGTTCATGTTGTTGTTCTTCGCGAACTTCGTGATGCAGGCGATCTACTTCCAGGTCGTCCCGCCGAAGGGCGCCTGA
- a CDS encoding DUF6318 family protein: MRFTSGLTNRRSTRAVAVVAGVVLGLSAAACGGDSPQPATMDTPTAKSTPTKSATPTPTPSPSASPTKPGRIETFGPAPTGPEAAAVRAFVTRYVTTVNKAIETGDVSRLRQMYTSGCLDCVQLAASIRSTYGGGGKFVGGLYTRNHVEVFSESGGTYMVHVRSLSTAWKQYNSAGSVVNQGPAERVTYSYGVRKISGNWQLTAGGKSQ; encoded by the coding sequence GTGCGCTTCACATCTGGACTGACCAACAGACGATCGACCAGGGCGGTCGCGGTCGTCGCCGGTGTCGTTCTCGGGTTGTCGGCGGCGGCGTGCGGCGGGGACTCTCCGCAGCCGGCGACGATGGACACCCCGACCGCGAAGTCCACCCCCACGAAGTCGGCCACACCGACCCCGACTCCGAGCCCGTCGGCCAGCCCGACCAAGCCCGGCAGGATCGAGACGTTCGGTCCGGCGCCCACCGGACCGGAGGCCGCGGCGGTGAGGGCGTTCGTGACGAGGTACGTCACTACGGTCAACAAGGCGATCGAGACCGGCGACGTCTCCAGGCTTCGCCAGATGTACACCAGCGGATGTCTGGACTGCGTGCAGCTCGCCGCCAGCATCAGGTCCACCTACGGCGGCGGTGGGAAGTTCGTGGGCGGTCTCTACACCCGAAACCACGTCGAGGTGTTCTCCGAATCCGGTGGGACCTACATGGTGCACGTGCGGTCCCTCTCCACCGCCTGGAAGCAGTACAACTCCGCCGGCTCGGTGGTCAACCAGGGCCCGGCCGAGCGAGTGACGTACTCATACGGCGTGCGGAAGATCAGCGGCAACTGGCAGTTGACAGCCGGGGGGAAGTCGCAATGA